TTATTCCTTCAAAGCCATTCTCGCACTCTGCTTTAATAGTTATATAGTCATACTCTTTTAAATAATTTTTGATGATCTCCCGTGCGGGGACTTCGTCATCGATGATAACGACATTGAGGGTTTTTGCCACGTTTACTTCTCCGCAATTGGAATAAACAGCTTAACTCTGAAAACATTGGATTCTTTTTCAACTTTCAGTAAGTTTCCTTTTGAGTAGATTTTTTCAAGTCGCTCCCTGATATTTTTTAAACCAATACCTTCGCCTTTTTGGATACTTGCCTCTGCATCAAACTCATTTTCCACCACCACTTTCAAATAATCACCATTTAAGGAGCAGGAAAATTTAATCCCCACTTTATCCAAACTTTCATAAACGCCGTGTTTGATGGCGTTCTCGAACAAAGGCTGCAGGATCATACTGGGCACCAGCACATCGAGACATTTGTCTTGAATCTCTTCGACGTATTCAATTTTGTCGCCAAAACGCACTTTCTCGATATCGAGATACAATTTAGTGGAATCAATCTCTTCTTTCAGTTTACTCTTTTGCTTCTCATTTTTTGAAAGAGTAAACCGTAAATAGTCGCTTAGTTTGATGGTCATTGCACCCGCTTTTTGGGGATCGCTCATGGTGAGTGAATTGATGGAGTTTAAACTATTGAAAATAAAATGCGGGTTGATTTGAAATTTCAGAGATTTTAAT
This sequence is a window from candidate division KSB1 bacterium. Protein-coding genes within it:
- a CDS encoding histidine kinase: MKHPILRQKNLTFYISAWIVISIIHVLFLRFSQSVDLLWAFIDSLVFNLLYAALALNFWYMCKSISTENLKILKLIENHGAAAAFSSLIWLGLSYALLMNIFPVEENYRFFLRGSLVWRIVIGVLFYFLSVSFYYVYIYSVNFKEQLIKEAELKTLVKEAELKSLKFQINPHFIFNSLNSINSLTMSDPQKAGAMTIKLSDYLRFTLSKNEKQKSKLKEEIDSTKLYLDIEKVRFGDKIEYVEEIQDKCLDVLVPSMILQPLFENAIKHGVYESLDKVGIKFSCSLNGDYLKVVVENEFDAEASIQKGEGIGLKNIRERLEKIYSKGNLLKVEKESNVFRVKLFIPIAEK